A genome region from Cataglyphis hispanica isolate Lineage 1 chromosome 26, ULB_Chis1_1.0, whole genome shotgun sequence includes the following:
- the LOC126858595 gene encoding blood vessel epicardial substance-like, translated as MWICFDPTESRVGWGTSISFVVLLYWTSITIDASLTNAAASNVPHSTVTSDVSLPSSAHHDNDECRNVTTDNREGTGLSVVSHGSGYPHSPIVPPSFLYGALTCQPYQGIYVNHIYFQLANAFFLLSHLAPSGIHGVLYLRCTLLVGCAFLALWGWTIACWLDAALWNALFVTINFVHVCTLLYKLRPIKFTREIEEVYIAVFQPLRVSRHQFRKVLNCMKVIRQLKYQEVYAQEKVTKVDSLSLVLSGKLVVSQSGRALHIVFPHQFLDSPEWFGVSTDEYFQVSITAMEESRILLWHRDKLKLSIISDQFLQAVFDHILGRDVVKKLMQVSETMAASNHQQQNGQIIGLGGIEP; from the exons ATGTGGATCTGCTTCGACCCAACAGAAAGCCGAGTAGGCTGGGGTACTTCCATTTCGTTTGTTGTGCTTCTATACTGGACCTCCATTACTATCGATGCTAGTTTAACGAATGCAGCCGCATCCAATGTCCCACATAGTACCGTTACGTCTGACGTATCGCTACCATCGTCGGCACACCATGATAACGACGAATGCAGGAATGTGACCACTGACAATAGAGAGG GTACTGGACTGTCAGTGGTCAGCCATGGATCCGGTTATCCTCATTCGCCGATAGTGCCTCCATCTTTTCTGTACGGAGCTCTTACCTGCCAACCCTATCAAGGAATTTATGTCAACCACATCTACTTTCAACTTGCAAATGCCTTCTTCCTATTGTCACACCTTGCACCAAGCGGCATACATGGTGTACTTTATTTAAGGTGCACTCTACTTGTGGGTTGTGCCTTTCTTGCTTTGTGGGGCTGGACAATAGCTTGCTGGCTGGATGCTGCTCTCTGGAATGCTCTCTTTGTTACCATCAACTTCGTCCATGTATGCACGCTTCTTTACAAGCTCAGGCCTATCAAGTTTACAAGGGAAATTGAAGAG GTATACATTGCAGTGTTCCAGCCATTAAGGGTTTCTCGTCATCAATTcagaaaagtattaaattgtatGAAGGTCATTCGCCAGTTGAAATATCAAGAAGTTTATGCACAAGAAAAAGTGACCAAAGTTGATTCTTTATCATTGGTGCTGTCGGGAAA ACTAGTTGTTTCACAAAGTGGAAGAGCATTGCATATTGTCTTCCCACATCAGTTCCTGGATTCTCCAGAATGGTTTGGTGTTTCAACAGACGAATATTTCCAG gtaTCAATAACAGCTATGGAAGaatcaagaatattattatggcATAGGGACAAACTAAAATTAAGCATAATTAGCGATCAATTCCTGCAGGCAGTGTTTGATCACATTTTGGGAAGAGATGTAGTTAAGAAATTGATGCAG GTCAGTGAAACAATGGCTGCTAGCAATCATCAGCAGCAAAATGGACAGATAATTGGTTTGGGTGGAATCGAGCCTTAG
- the LOC126858600 gene encoding uncharacterized protein LOC126858600 isoform X3, whose product MIYTEINNKYFSLNRILLLLIGLWPYQQSNLTRFQFIFLSSILMTNVIFQCTIFVSQKCTPDLAIKVLSSVFFFAVFVVKYNLFYLKIKIMKDILGQLLHVCNKLREANEIAIINKYGCNAKHYTVALTILVVCNISAFIVASFWSDIIVILSSNASRSHHLLIATEHFINQEKYFYLILLHNIASLCIGTIAMLAIGTMFIAYLQYTCGMFKIASYRIECAMNVNMLQNINSKKNILILNNLICAVDIHRKAMKLSTLLLSNCQAMMFCLIIFGIGAVSLNLFRIFSSSEMDVKELIMPFMYATASILYMFLSNSIGQTIINYNHQVFVTVYNVRWYVAPLHLQKMILFLLQRNSRNFALNVCGLFVASIECFATLVKTSVSYFTVIYSTR is encoded by the exons ATGATCTACACCGAgattaacaataagtatttCAGTCTGAATAGGATTCTTTTACTCCTTATTGGCTTGTGGCCTTATCAACAATCGAATCTTACtcgatttcaatttattttcctgTCTAGTATTCTGATGACGAATGTTATATTTCAG tgTACAATATTTGTCTCACAAAAATGTACTCCGGATCTCGCTATCAAAGTTCTATCTTCCGTATTTTTCTTTGCTGTCTTTGTGGTAAAATACAACTTGTTCTatcttaaaatcaaaatt ATGAAGGATATATTGGGACAACTATTGCATGTATGTAATAAGTTAAGAGAGGCAAATGAAATTgctattataaacaaatatggaTGTAATGCCAAGCATTATACCGTTGCACTTACAA tacttGTCGTTTGCAACATATCGGCTTTTATCGTTGCATCATTTTGGTCggatattatcgttattttatcGTCAAACGCATCTCGATCACATCATCTATTGATAGCAAcggaacattttattaatcaagagaaatatttttatttgatactgCTGCACAACATTGCATCACTATGCATCGGAACGATTGCAATGTTAGCGATAGGAACAATGTTTATCGCGTATCTTCAGTATACTTGTGGAATGTTTAAAATTGCCAG ctaTCGTATCGAATGCGCAATGAACGTCAACAtgctacaaaatattaattctaaaaaaaatattttgatattaaataatttaatttgcgctGTGGACATTCATCGAAAAGCCATGAA attgtcAACTCTGTTGCTATCCAATTGTCAAGCAATGATGTTTTGTTTGATAATCTTTGGAATAGGCGCCGTGAGCCTCAATTTATTTCGA attttttcatCATCCGAAATGGATGTCAAAGAATTGATAATGCCCTTTATGTATGCAACTGCCTCTATCTTGTATATGTTTCTATCCAACTCTATCGGTCAGaccataataaattacaatcatCAAGTATTTGTTACTGT GTATAACGTTCGGTGGTATGTAGCTCCATTACATCTACAAAAAATGATACTATTCCTGTTACAAAgaaattcaagaaattttgCTTTGAACGTCTGTGGACTGTTTGTTGCATCTATAGAGTGTTTTGCTACG CTCGTGAAGACATCAGTATCTTATTTTACAGTTATATATTCTACGCGATAA
- the LOC126858600 gene encoding uncharacterized protein LOC126858600 isoform X2, with translation MIYTEINNKYFSLNRILLLLIGLWPYQQSNLTRFQFIFLSSILMTNVIFQCTIFVSQKCTPDLAIKVLSSVFFFAVFVVKYNLFYLKIKIMKDILGQLLHVCNKLREANEIAIINKYGCNAKHYTVALTILVVCNISAFIVASFWSDIIVILSSNASRSHHLLIATEHFINQEKYFYLILLHNIASLCIGTIAMLAIGTMFIAYLQYTCGMFKIASYRIECAMNVNMLQNINSKKNILILNNLICAVDIHRKAMKLSTLLLSNCQAMMFCLIIFGIGAVSLNLFRV, from the exons ATGATCTACACCGAgattaacaataagtatttCAGTCTGAATAGGATTCTTTTACTCCTTATTGGCTTGTGGCCTTATCAACAATCGAATCTTACtcgatttcaatttattttcctgTCTAGTATTCTGATGACGAATGTTATATTTCAG tgTACAATATTTGTCTCACAAAAATGTACTCCGGATCTCGCTATCAAAGTTCTATCTTCCGTATTTTTCTTTGCTGTCTTTGTGGTAAAATACAACTTGTTCTatcttaaaatcaaaatt ATGAAGGATATATTGGGACAACTATTGCATGTATGTAATAAGTTAAGAGAGGCAAATGAAATTgctattataaacaaatatggaTGTAATGCCAAGCATTATACCGTTGCACTTACAA tacttGTCGTTTGCAACATATCGGCTTTTATCGTTGCATCATTTTGGTCggatattatcgttattttatcGTCAAACGCATCTCGATCACATCATCTATTGATAGCAAcggaacattttattaatcaagagaaatatttttatttgatactgCTGCACAACATTGCATCACTATGCATCGGAACGATTGCAATGTTAGCGATAGGAACAATGTTTATCGCGTATCTTCAGTATACTTGTGGAATGTTTAAAATTGCCAG ctaTCGTATCGAATGCGCAATGAACGTCAACAtgctacaaaatattaattctaaaaaaaatattttgatattaaataatttaatttgcgctGTGGACATTCATCGAAAAGCCATGAA attgtcAACTCTGTTGCTATCCAATTGTCAAGCAATGATGTTTTGTTTGATAATCTTTGGAATAGGCGCCGTGAGCCTCAATTTATTTCGA GTATAA
- the LOC126858600 gene encoding uncharacterized protein LOC126858600 isoform X1, with protein MIYTEINNKYFSLNRILLLLIGLWPYQQSNLTRFQFIFLSSILMTNVIFQCTIFVSQKCTPDLAIKVLSSVFFFAVFVVKYNLFYLKIKIMKDILGQLLHVCNKLREANEIAIINKYGCNAKHYTVALTILVVCNISAFIVASFWSDIIVILSSNASRSHHLLIATEHFINQEKYFYLILLHNIASLCIGTIAMLAIGTMFIAYLQYTCGMFKIASYRIECAMNVNMLQNINSKKNILILNNLICAVDIHRKAMKLSTLLLSNCQAMMFCLIIFGIGAVSLNLFRIFQIFSSSEMDVKELIMPFMYATASILYMFLSNSIGQTIINYNHQVFVTV; from the exons ATGATCTACACCGAgattaacaataagtatttCAGTCTGAATAGGATTCTTTTACTCCTTATTGGCTTGTGGCCTTATCAACAATCGAATCTTACtcgatttcaatttattttcctgTCTAGTATTCTGATGACGAATGTTATATTTCAG tgTACAATATTTGTCTCACAAAAATGTACTCCGGATCTCGCTATCAAAGTTCTATCTTCCGTATTTTTCTTTGCTGTCTTTGTGGTAAAATACAACTTGTTCTatcttaaaatcaaaatt ATGAAGGATATATTGGGACAACTATTGCATGTATGTAATAAGTTAAGAGAGGCAAATGAAATTgctattataaacaaatatggaTGTAATGCCAAGCATTATACCGTTGCACTTACAA tacttGTCGTTTGCAACATATCGGCTTTTATCGTTGCATCATTTTGGTCggatattatcgttattttatcGTCAAACGCATCTCGATCACATCATCTATTGATAGCAAcggaacattttattaatcaagagaaatatttttatttgatactgCTGCACAACATTGCATCACTATGCATCGGAACGATTGCAATGTTAGCGATAGGAACAATGTTTATCGCGTATCTTCAGTATACTTGTGGAATGTTTAAAATTGCCAG ctaTCGTATCGAATGCGCAATGAACGTCAACAtgctacaaaatattaattctaaaaaaaatattttgatattaaataatttaatttgcgctGTGGACATTCATCGAAAAGCCATGAA attgtcAACTCTGTTGCTATCCAATTGTCAAGCAATGATGTTTTGTTTGATAATCTTTGGAATAGGCGCCGTGAGCCTCAATTTATTTCGA atttttcagattttttcatCATCCGAAATGGATGTCAAAGAATTGATAATGCCCTTTATGTATGCAACTGCCTCTATCTTGTATATGTTTCTATCCAACTCTATCGGTCAGaccataataaattacaatcatCAAGTATTTGTTACTGTGTAA